The Methanofastidiosum sp. nucleotide sequence CATCCCAGCTAGAATTGTGCCCTTCATTTATAGCAGTCCATCCAGTTACTCCCGGTTTCATCGATAGACGCCTAAACTGATTATTATCATATTGCTCAACTTGGCTCAATAGAGTGGGTCTTGGTCCCACTACACTCATTTCCCCCTTTAAAATGTTGAAAAATTGTGGTAGTTCATCAAGCCCTGTTGACCGAAGCCATGCTCCAATTTTCAGAATTCTATCTATATCAGATACATCCATGCTATCTGTTGCCAGTCTCATAGTTCTAAACTTATAGATGTTAAAAGCCTTGCCATTTAACCCGGCTCGTTCTTGAACAAAAAGTACCGGTAGTCCATCTTCAATAATAATCAATATAGGCACGATTACAAAAAGCGGAGAGAATACCGGTAAGGCAACTATAGAAACAACTATATCAATAAATCGCTTAATTAATAATTTTATCATTTTATCAACTACTTTCATTTCTTGCGAATGGTCAAACGGTTTACAAAGGTAAATGAAGTCTCTTTTTTACTAATTATCTATAATACTTCTGCATAGTCACATAATTTCGATACATCATATCCACCAGTTCCTCCCAGGCAGGTGGCTTGTACCCTGTAGCCTCCCTAAATCGGGAAGAATCCAGCGACCGGTCATTGAATATATCATCAAATGGCTTAATCTCTATTTCCTTGGAATAGCGCTTGGCAACCAGCTTTAACAGATCATACTTGGAAATAGGCTCAGCAGATACATGATATAGTCCGCTCAACTGGGGATTAGGAAGAACATAATCCTTAATCACCCGGGCAAACTCCGCCGTAGGAATTCCTGAATAAATAGCCCGAGTAAATCCGTTTATCGTGCCTTCCTGAGCCAGAAACCATTCAATCAATCCCAGCTTGCCTTTCAGCTCATGCCCAATTATTGAAGTTCGCAAGGTAACACAATGCGGATACTCTACCTCCCCCAGAAATTTGGATCTTCCATACAGGTCGGTAGCATCAGAAGGGTCATTCTCGGTGTAATTGCCTTTACTGCCATTAAAAACACAGTCTGTACTAACCTGAATCATCCGCGCACCGGCAGTACGGCAAACCAAAGATACCCGATGAGGAAGCAAAGAATTAGAGGTAATAGCTGACAGTGGGTCATTGGCAAGGGGCAATTGTTTAATCAAACCTATACAATTAATAACGATATCCGGTTGAATGGATGCCATAGCCCGAATAACCGTATCAAAATTATCTGCATCAACATTAACTCTAATCTTTTGCCTTAACTCAGGTGGAAACCACTGCTCCAAATTATTATCGCTGCGTGCTGTGGCATAGACATCAAAATCGGTACATTTGGATAGTTCATAAAAGAGGCCATGACCTATCATGCCGGTTCCACCAAGAATGAGAAGCTTCTTCCTCTTCATTTAATCTTCTCCCCTTTTTTAAAATCCTTCTAAACATGCATTCACAACTAATAAATATTTCACTATGAGAACCTATTGTGTAGCCTACTCCTCCGGTTATTAGTCTGGGCATTTAGATTTACCTCAAATTCCAGCTATGATTATGAATTTTTTAAGAAGCAGCACCCTCATTAATACCATAATACATCTTCTCGTAAATACTTCACATAATCGCCATAAAGACAGTTCTTTATTCTTTAAGCAATCATCAGCGGTATCAGCTTATTCTGCTCGAATGAAGTGATAATTATCCTTAATCATCTATTGATTTTATCAATTGAAAAGCTTCTGCATACCTCCTTAATCTCATGTTATAAGTGAGGTTCTTTTTAAAATATGCTCCTCGAAAACCAAGGTCTGGAATAATCATACCTACTCCATTTTCTGGTTAGCTTTAATATAATCTTCCATATGGCCAATATCCATCCAGTATTCCCTGATCGGGAAGGCATATAGATCATAGTCTTTTTCTTTTAGCAAAGCGAACAACTCGGGCATATCATATTTTTTATCGTCTGGTATGTATTGCAGAGCCTGTGCGTCTAATACATATATGCCGGCATTAATGAAGAAGCTTTCTTTGGGTTTCTCTTGTATATTTACAATCCTGTTCATATTTATATTGACTGTTCCGAAGGGGATTTCCATCGTATATTCACGGACACACATTGTCGCAAAAGCATTATTTTCATGATGAAAATCGAGTAAACTTTTATAATTGATATCAGTCATAATATCGCCATTCATGACAAACAATGGTTTATCCACCTGATTTTTAATCAGGGAAAGAGCTCCAGCCGTTCCCATTTTAAACGTCTCCTGTATATAAGAAATGTTAATGCCCCATTTTTCTCCGTTACCGAAATACTTTTTAATCATATCAGCTTTATAATTTACCGAAAAATAAAAATTGATAAAACCGTACGATTTGAATTTTTCTATAATTCTCTCCAAAATCGGTTTTTTACCAACCTTCAACAAAGGTTTGGGGCACTCATCTGTTAAAGGATACAGTCTGGTTCCCAATCCACCCGCCATTAAAATTACCGGATTATCGATAATCTTAAATTCTTTTTCATCCAACAAGATGATATCCATCAGTTTATGATTTGAATCCAGAACAGGCAAATGCTTTCTCTTCAGTTTTCTTAAAAGCATTTCTCCCAACTCTCTTGGTTCATCAATCAGAATTGAGATATAGTTTCTGTTCATTACATCATAAACTGGGGTTTCTAAATTTACCCCCCTCAATAATGCTTTCCTGACATCCCCATCTGTAAGCACCCCGAGAAGAATCTCTTGTTCGTCAGTTATAAAGATGACACCATATCCGCCCTCATCCATATATTTCAATGCTTTAATCAAACTTGTATTTTCTTTCATGATTAATTTGGAATAATAATTCATTCCTCGGCCCCCTGAAAAATTATTAAATAAATATCAACTAAATCAGTCAATTTTGCTGATTGTTTTTATAAAGAAACTCGCCAAACGAAAAATCGATTGGATTATCGATGTCTATCGACCTTTCCGGGGGCATGATATATGGATATGTTTTGTTGGAATAATAACTACGGGTATTCTTTAAAAATAGGTATTTAAAAATGAAAATTGCCCCATTAGGTATAAAGGCTTGAAGGTAATCCTGGCGGTTTTTAACGTCCCCTTTTATTAGATTATCATATGCACGAAGCCTGCCTGATTCATCAATATATCTAAACCACGCCGGAGGATGAAGGGCTTCACTGACAGATATTATTGAATCCGCGTCATTTTGCTTAAAGATTTTATATGCTTCATCAATATCCTCTTGCGTACGCAAGGGTGATGTAGGTTGAAGAACCATAAAACTTTCAATCTCGATTCCCTCGGTTTCCATTAATCTTTCACACGTATAAATATATGTATCTAAAGCCAATGCAGTATCTGAAGCCAGATGATTTGGCCGCATAAACGGGATTTCTGCCCCTTCCCGTCTCACAATCTCTGCGATCTGATCTGAATCAGTGGAAACGATGATCCTAGAAACGCTTTCAGCCAGTTTGGCAGCCCGAATTGTATAGACAATCAAGGGAACGCCGCAAAATAATTTGATATTTTTATTGGGAACACCTTTGGAGCCACCCCGTGCAGGAATGATTGCAATCATACCAAATCCTCCATCTGAATAACTTTGTCATACTCAATATCGTGCTTGGTCGTTCTTCCCAAAACAAAGTTCAAATATTGAGGTTCTATTCCGGTTCCCGGTCTTTTTAATGTAAGGTCTTCCCTTTTGATAATTGCTCCAGCCGGTATAAAACGGGCAGCCACAAAGCTGCGTCTGAACGCCGGTTTTTTCATCTGTTCCTCTTTAGAAACTTCTCTTCTATAAGTCCCTAAAGCATGGTTGACCCGTTGCGAACCGTTTACAATGATCTTCATTTCTTCCATGGTAGCGGAAACTTTATGATCCCAGCCATCCATATTTTTATCAAGTGTATAATGCTTTTCAATGACGCATGCACCTTTGGCCACAGCCGCTAGAGGAATTTCAAATCCGATGGTGTGGTCGGAAAAACCCACCGGATACTCCGGATAATTTAATCGAAGCATATCCATGTTATTCAGATTCACTTCACGATCATCGGGAGGATAAACGGAAACACAATGCAGGAGAATAATTTGTCCGTTCCCGGCACTTTCGATTACGCGAATTGCCTGGTCAATTTCTGACAGTGTACTTAACCCGGTTGATAACATCACGGGCAAATTTTTTCTGGCAATATAATCCAAAAAGGGATAGTTATTTAGATCCATGGAGGCTACTTTTATAAACGACACCTTTAAATGTTCAACCAGAAAATCCACTTCTTTTTCAGAAAAGGGTGTACTGGCAAAATCTACTCCCACTTTCAGGCAATAATTTCTCATTCCCATTAATTCAGCCTCTGAGAAACTATATT carries:
- a CDS encoding sugar transferase → MKVVDKMIKLLIKRFIDIVVSIVALPVFSPLFVIVPILIIIEDGLPVLFVQERAGLNGKAFNIYKFRTMRLATDSMDVSDIDRILKIGAWLRSTGLDELPQFFNILKGEMSVVGPRPTLLSQVEQYDNNQFRRLSMKPGVTGWTAINEGHNSSWDERIAMDLWYVENFSIGLDILIILKTPLVMMLGRPAYFDQVRVEAAASSDIKDD
- a CDS encoding acylneuraminate cytidylyltransferase family protein — its product is MIAIIPARGGSKGVPNKNIKLFCGVPLIVYTIRAAKLAESVSRIIVSTDSDQIAEIVRREGAEIPFMRPNHLASDTALALDTYIYTCERLMETEGIEIESFMVLQPTSPLRTQEDIDEAYKIFKQNDADSIISVSEALHPPAWFRYIDESGRLRAYDNLIKGDVKNRQDYLQAFIPNGAIFIFKYLFLKNTRSYYSNKTYPYIMPPERSIDIDNPIDFSFGEFLYKNNQQN
- a CDS encoding nucleotidyltransferase family protein; translation: MNYYSKLIMKENTSLIKALKYMDEGGYGVIFITDEQEILLGVLTDGDVRKALLRGVNLETPVYDVMNRNYISILIDEPRELGEMLLRKLKRKHLPVLDSNHKLMDIILLDEKEFKIIDNPVILMAGGLGTRLYPLTDECPKPLLKVGKKPILERIIEKFKSYGFINFYFSVNYKADMIKKYFGNGEKWGINISYIQETFKMGTAGALSLIKNQVDKPLFVMNGDIMTDINYKSLLDFHHENNAFATMCVREYTMEIPFGTVNINMNRIVNIQEKPKESFFINAGIYVLDAQALQYIPDDKKYDMPELFALLKEKDYDLYAFPIREYWMDIGHMEDYIKANQKME
- a CDS encoding SDR family oxidoreductase, which codes for MKRKKLLILGGTGMIGHGLFYELSKCTDFDVYATARSDNNLEQWFPPELRQKIRVNVDADNFDTVIRAMASIQPDIVINCIGLIKQLPLANDPLSAITSNSLLPHRVSLVCRTAGARMIQVSTDCVFNGSKGNYTENDPSDATDLYGRSKFLGEVEYPHCVTLRTSIIGHELKGKLGLIEWFLAQEGTINGFTRAIYSGIPTAEFARVIKDYVLPNPQLSGLYHVSAEPISKYDLLKLVAKRYSKEIEIKPFDDIFNDRSLDSSRFREATGYKPPAWEELVDMMYRNYVTMQKYYR
- a CDS encoding N-acetylneuraminate synthase family protein, producing MKIGQRIIANFESPYIIAELGANHNGQMELARQMIDQAVECGCHCVKFQSWTKDSIFAKQVYEENYFLTDDYRNREDYTLESIIEEYSFSEAELMGMRNYCLKVGVDFASTPFSEKEVDFLVEHLKVSFIKVASMDLNNYPFLDYIARKNLPVMLSTGLSTLSEIDQAIRVIESAGNGQIILLHCVSVYPPDDREVNLNNMDMLRLNYPEYPVGFSDHTIGFEIPLAAVAKGACVIEKHYTLDKNMDGWDHKVSATMEEMKIIVNGSQRVNHALGTYRREVSKEEQMKKPAFRRSFVAARFIPAGAIIKREDLTLKRPGTGIEPQYLNFVLGRTTKHDIEYDKVIQMEDLV